In Methanocaldococcus sp., the following proteins share a genomic window:
- a CDS encoding transketolase has translation MNNKVDKDEIEKLKKIAKRVRYKIVKMVGLAKSGHPGGSLSATDIIVSLYFKIMNYDPKNPYKKDRDRFVLSKGHAAPALYAVFSELGLIEEEELWKLRRLEGKLQGHPSMDTPGIEICTGSLGQGFSASVGMALGCRLDKLNNYIYVLLGDGECQEGIVWEAAMAASHYKLDNLIAFIDRNMLQIDGNTEDVMSLGDLKAKFEAFGWDVFEIDGHNFEEIINTVEMAKSLKNGKPKMIIAYTIKGKGVSFMEHNVGFHGKAPNEEQLKQALEELENE, from the coding sequence ATGAACAATAAAGTTGATAAAGATGAAATTGAAAAACTAAAAAAAATTGCAAAAAGGGTTAGATATAAAATCGTTAAAATGGTTGGATTAGCAAAGTCAGGACATCCAGGGGGAAGTTTATCAGCAACTGATATAATTGTATCTTTATATTTTAAAATAATGAATTACGACCCAAAAAATCCTTATAAAAAAGATAGAGATAGGTTTGTTTTAAGTAAGGGACATGCGGCTCCAGCATTGTATGCAGTATTCTCTGAATTAGGACTTATTGAAGAAGAAGAACTTTGGAAATTAAGAAGATTAGAAGGAAAATTACAAGGACATCCTTCAATGGATACTCCTGGAATAGAGATATGTACAGGTTCATTAGGGCAAGGGTTTTCAGCAAGTGTTGGAATGGCTTTGGGTTGTAGATTAGATAAATTAAACAACTATATTTATGTATTATTGGGAGATGGAGAATGCCAAGAAGGCATTGTATGGGAAGCGGCAATGGCAGCATCTCATTACAAATTAGACAACTTAATTGCATTTATAGATAGAAATATGCTACAAATAGATGGGAATACTGAAGATGTTATGAGTTTAGGGGATTTAAAAGCTAAATTTGAGGCATTTGGATGGGATGTTTTTGAAATAGATGGCCATAACTTTGAAGAAATTATAAATACTGTTGAAATGGCTAAAAGTTTAAAAAATGGAAAGCCAAAAATGATTATAGCCTATACAATTAAAGGTAAAGGAGTTTCATTTATGGAACATAATGTTGGATTTCATGGAAAAGCTCCAAATGAAGAGCAGTTAAAACAAGCATTAGAAGAGTTGGAAAATGAATAA
- a CDS encoding transketolase family protein, translating to MVKLSGVYKGMRKGYGETLIELGKKYENVVVLDADLSGSTQTAMFAKEFPDRFFNAGVAEQNMIGMAAGLATTGKIVFASSFAMFASGRAWEIIRNLVAYPKLNVKVVATHAGITVGEDGASHQMCEDIAIMRVIPNMVVIAPTDYYHTKNVIRTIAEYKGPVYVRMPRRDTEIIYENEEEAIFEIGKGKILNDGDDLTIIATGEEVPEALRAAEILKENGISAEIVEMATIKPIDEKIIEKSKDFIVTVEDHSIIGGLGGAVSEVIASKGLNKKLLRIGINDVFGKSGKADELLKYYGLDGESIAKKIIDIYINNYQKLK from the coding sequence ATGGTTAAGTTGAGTGGAGTTTATAAAGGAATGAGAAAAGGTTATGGAGAAACACTCATAGAGTTAGGAAAAAAATATGAAAATGTTGTAGTTTTAGATGCTGATCTATCTGGCTCTACACAGACAGCGATGTTTGCTAAGGAATTTCCAGATAGATTTTTTAATGCAGGAGTGGCAGAGCAAAATATGATAGGTATGGCAGCAGGTTTGGCTACTACTGGAAAAATTGTCTTTGCTTCATCTTTTGCAATGTTTGCCAGTGGAAGAGCATGGGAGATAATAAGGAACTTAGTGGCATATCCTAAGTTAAATGTTAAAGTAGTTGCAACACACGCAGGAATAACTGTTGGAGAGGATGGAGCATCTCATCAAATGTGTGAGGATATTGCTATAATGAGGGTTATTCCAAACATGGTAGTTATTGCTCCAACTGATTACTATCACACAAAAAATGTGATTAGAACCATAGCAGAGTATAAAGGGCCAGTTTATGTTAGAATGCCAAGAAGAGATACTGAGATAATTTATGAAAATGAGGAAGAGGCTATATTTGAGATTGGGAAAGGGAAAATTTTAAATGATGGTGATGATTTAACTATAATAGCAACAGGAGAAGAAGTACCAGAAGCTTTAAGGGCGGCAGAGATTTTAAAAGAAAATGGAATCTCTGCTGAAATTGTAGAGATGGCTACAATAAAACCAATAGATGAAAAGATTATAGAAAAATCAAAAGATTTTATTGTTACAGTTGAAGATCACAGTATTATCGGAGGTTTAGGAGGGGCTGTATCTGAGGTTATTGCATCAAAAGGTCTAAACAAAAAACTTTTAAGAATAGGAATAAATGATGTATTTGGAAAAAGTGGAAAGGCTGATGAGTTATTAAAATACTATGGCTTAGATGGAGAGAGCATAGCAAAAAAAATAATTGATATATATATAAATAATTATCAAAAATTAAAATAA
- the rpe gene encoding ribulose-phosphate 3-epimerase, which translates to MIKIGASILSADFGHLKEEIKKAEEAGVDFFHVDMMDGHFVPNISMGIGIAKHVKKLTNLPIDVHLMVENVDLFINEFEEMDYITFHIEAVRFPFRIINKIKSIGAEPIVALNPATPLDMIEYILDEVYGVLVMTVEPGFSGQKFIPVMTKKIRKLKSMIVENGYDTKIFVDGGINVETAPLAVKAGADVLIAASAIFGSDDVKTAVKNLRESALKALNIENQNFLTKNFNINKD; encoded by the coding sequence ATGATTAAAATTGGAGCCTCAATATTATCTGCGGATTTTGGGCATTTAAAGGAAGAGATTAAGAAGGCTGAAGAAGCAGGAGTTGATTTCTTCCATGTGGATATGATGGATGGGCATTTTGTTCCAAATATAAGTATGGGTATTGGGATTGCAAAACATGTTAAAAAATTAACAAACCTCCCTATTGATGTTCATTTAATGGTTGAGAATGTTGATTTATTTATTAATGAATTTGAAGAAATGGATTATATAACTTTCCATATAGAGGCTGTAAGATTTCCATTTAGAATTATAAATAAGATTAAAAGCATTGGAGCTGAGCCAATAGTTGCTTTAAATCCAGCAACACCTTTGGATATGATAGAATATATTTTAGATGAAGTTTATGGAGTTTTAGTTATGACAGTTGAGCCAGGTTTTTCAGGACAGAAGTTTATTCCAGTGATGACAAAAAAGATTAGAAAATTGAAGAGTATGATAGTCGAAAATGGTTATGATACAAAAATCTTTGTTGATGGGGGTATAAATGTTGAAACTGCCCCATTAGCAGTTAAAGCAGGAGCAGATGTATTAATTGCAGCATCAGCAATATTTGGAAGTGACGATGTTAAAACAGCTGTTAAAAATTTAAGAGAATCAGCCTTAAAAGCTTTAAATATAGAAAATCAGAACTTTTTGACTAAAAATTTTAATATTAATAAAGATTAA
- a CDS encoding AAA family ATPase, translating to MIIAVSGKGGVGKTVFTTLLIKALSKKTNSILVVDADPDSNLPETLGVEVEKTVGDIREELKRLIEKNEIPSGMTKFDYLKSKIYEILVETDNYDLLVMGRPEGSGCYCSVNNWLRQIIDNLSKYYEFVVIDTEAGLEHLSRRTTQNVDVMIVITDASKRGLGTAKRIKKLANELEVKFKYIYVVANKVKPEYEKLIEEYAKELGLNLIGKLPYNKEIAEYDLKGIPLWNLPEDNEVYKKVEEISEKIIKK from the coding sequence ATGATTATTGCTGTTAGTGGAAAAGGAGGAGTAGGAAAGACTGTATTTACAACACTGTTAATTAAAGCGTTATCGAAAAAAACAAACAGTATCTTAGTTGTAGATGCTGATCCCGACTCAAATTTACCAGAAACCTTAGGTGTTGAGGTAGAAAAAACTGTTGGAGACATTAGAGAGGAATTAAAAAGGTTAATTGAAAAAAATGAAATACCCTCAGGAATGACAAAATTTGATTATTTAAAAAGTAAAATATACGAAATTTTAGTTGAGACAGATAATTATGATTTATTGGTTATGGGAAGACCAGAAGGTAGTGGTTGTTATTGTAGTGTAAATAACTGGCTAAGGCAAATAATTGATAATTTATCTAAATATTATGAATTTGTTGTTATAGATACAGAAGCGGGTTTAGAGCATCTTAGTAGGAGAACTACTCAGAATGTAGATGTTATGATTGTTATAACTGATGCATCAAAGAGAGGTTTAGGGACTGCTAAGAGAATAAAAAAATTGGCAAATGAGTTAGAGGTTAAATTTAAATATATTTATGTAGTGGCAAATAAAGTTAAGCCAGAGTATGAAAAATTAATTGAAGAATATGCAAAGGAACTTGGATTAAATTTGATTGGAAAACTACCATACAATAAAGAGATAGCAGAGTATGACTTAAAAGGTATTCCTCTCTGGAACCTTCCAGAGGATAATGAGGTTTATAAAAAAGTTGAAGAGATATCTGAGAAAATAATTAAAAAATAA
- a CDS encoding pyridoxal phosphate-dependent aminotransferase: MLSKRLLNFESFEVMDILSLAQKLEKEHKVIHLEIGEPDFNTPKSIVEEGIKSLKEGFTHYTDSRGILELREKISNLYKNKYKADINPDNIIITGGSSLGLFFALSSIIDEGDEVLIQNPSYPCYKNFIKFLGGKPVFCDFTVESLEKAISNKTKAIIINSPSNPLGEVIDKEIYEFAYEYIPYIISDEIYNGLVYEGKCYSAIEFDENLEKTILVNGFSKLYAMTGWRIGYVISNKKIIEGVLKLQQNLFISAPTMSQYAALKAFEKETEKEINNMIKEFNRRRKLVLKYVKYFGWKVNNPIAAYYVFPNIEEDGREFTYKLLKEKYVALTPGIGFGSKGKNCIRISYANSYENIKEGLKRIKEFLNER, from the coding sequence ATGCTATCAAAGCGACTTTTAAATTTTGAATCTTTTGAAGTTATGGATATTTTATCATTAGCTCAAAAATTAGAAAAGGAGCATAAAGTTATACACTTGGAAATAGGGGAACCAGATTTTAATACTCCAAAGTCAATAGTTGAAGAGGGAATTAAATCTTTAAAAGAAGGATTTACTCATTATACAGACAGTAGAGGGATTTTAGAGTTAAGAGAAAAGATTAGTAATTTATATAAAAATAAATATAAAGCAGATATAAATCCAGATAACATAATCATTACAGGAGGTAGTTCCTTAGGTTTATTTTTTGCTCTATCTTCAATAATTGATGAGGGAGATGAAGTTTTAATTCAAAATCCCTCATATCCATGTTATAAAAATTTTATTAAGTTTTTAGGGGGAAAACCAGTATTTTGTGATTTTACAGTTGAAAGTTTAGAAAAGGCAATATCTAATAAAACTAAGGCAATAATCATAAATTCCCCATCTAATCCATTAGGAGAGGTTATAGATAAAGAGATTTATGAATTTGCTTATGAATATATTCCTTACATTATCTCAGATGAAATCTACAACGGCTTAGTTTATGAAGGAAAATGCTATTCAGCAATTGAGTTTGATGAAAATTTGGAAAAAACAATATTGGTTAATGGATTCTCTAAATTATATGCGATGACTGGATGGAGAATTGGTTATGTTATATCAAATAAGAAAATTATTGAAGGAGTATTAAAATTACAGCAAAATTTATTTATCTCTGCCCCAACAATGTCTCAATATGCCGCGTTAAAGGCATTTGAAAAAGAAACTGAAAAAGAAATAAATAATATGATAAAAGAATTTAATAGAAGGAGAAAATTGGTTTTAAAATATGTTAAATATTTTGGATGGAAAGTTAATAATCCAATTGCTGCCTATTATGTCTTTCCAAACATTGAAGAGGATGGTAGAGAATTTACTTACAAATTATTGAAAGAAAAATATGTTGCTTTAACTCCTGGAATAGGTTTTGGAAGTAAAGGAAAGAATTGTATTAGAATAAGTTATGCAAATTCATATGAAAACATTAAAGAGGGTTTAAAAAGGATTAAAGAATTTTTAAATGAGAGATAA
- a CDS encoding glutamine amidotransferase family protein: MCGIIGFMSRKKRMIKGDKIALALDSLKERGNGKGSGYVGYGIYPTKYKDCYAFHILFDNTPKFEKIKINVENILEEYGTIVKDEEIPTEEGIIEKVHIPWRYFYEVDEKYSDREEDVIVDIVMEINDKVDGAFVISSGKDLGVFKAVGWPNEVAEFYRIDRYEGYLWLAHARYPTNTKAWWGGAHPFNLLNWSVVHNGEITSYGTNKRFVEMFGYKCRLLTDTEVVTYILDLLMRKHKVPVEYALSALAPRFWDEIDKMPEEERELHTAIRLTYGGAMLNGPFAIAVGTPSGLIFMNGDIEKETIMFGLTDRIKLRPLIAAEKDDLIFISSEESAIRRICPDLDRVWMPDAGVPVIARIWK, from the coding sequence ATGTGTGGAATTATCGGTTTTATGAGTAGAAAAAAAAGAATGATAAAAGGAGATAAAATAGCATTAGCACTGGATAGTTTAAAAGAGAGAGGTAATGGTAAAGGGTCTGGATATGTAGGTTATGGAATTTATCCAACAAAATATAAAGATTGCTATGCATTTCATATATTATTTGACAACACTCCAAAATTTGAAAAAATAAAAATAAATGTTGAAAATATATTGGAAGAGTATGGAACTATTGTTAAAGATGAGGAAATACCAACAGAAGAAGGAATAATTGAAAAAGTTCATATTCCTTGGAGATACTTCTATGAAGTTGATGAAAAATATTCTGATAGAGAGGAGGATGTTATAGTAGATATTGTAATGGAAATTAACGATAAAGTTGATGGTGCCTTTGTTATTTCAAGTGGTAAAGATTTAGGCGTTTTTAAGGCAGTAGGATGGCCTAATGAAGTGGCAGAGTTTTATAGAATAGATAGATATGAAGGTTATTTATGGCTTGCCCATGCAAGATATCCAACAAATACAAAGGCGTGGTGGGGAGGAGCTCATCCTTTCAATTTATTAAATTGGAGTGTAGTGCATAATGGTGAGATAACAAGTTATGGAACTAATAAAAGGTTTGTTGAAATGTTTGGCTATAAGTGTAGATTATTAACTGACACTGAAGTTGTTACATATATTTTAGATTTATTAATGAGAAAGCATAAAGTTCCAGTAGAATATGCCTTATCAGCCTTAGCCCCAAGATTTTGGGATGAAATTGATAAAATGCCAGAGGAAGAGAGAGAGTTGCATACAGCAATAAGATTAACTTATGGAGGGGCTATGTTAAATGGTCCATTTGCCATTGCAGTTGGAACACCAAGTGGTTTAATCTTTATGAATGGAGATATTGAAAAAGAAACTATAATGTTTGGTTTAACAGATAGAATTAAGTTAAGACCACTAATTGCCGCTGAAAAAGATGACTTGATATTTATTTCAAGTGAGGAATCTGCGATAAGAAGAATTTGCCCAGACTTAGATAGAGTTTGGATGCCTGATGCAGGAGTTCCAGTAATTGCAAGAATTTGGAAGTAA